A single region of the Manihot esculenta cultivar AM560-2 chromosome 12, M.esculenta_v8, whole genome shotgun sequence genome encodes:
- the LOC110627806 gene encoding probable WRKY transcription factor 51 isoform X2, with protein sequence MSTSYSSFLQPPIMDYPSDPNPNNLPPHQNQYFHQNILDPFPAEFQLSDYLMLDADINGFADDSTTSEQSMISSEQVFSGGCAGGDGGATSRNTSSKCKKGMKKDKSEVGNRVAFRTKSDLEIMDDGFKWRKYGKKSVKNSPNPRNYYKCSSGGCNVKKRVERDREDSSYVITTYEGIHNHESPCVVYYNQIPADGWSLQPSSSPSQHSSSSS encoded by the exons ATGTCCACCTCCTACTCCAGCTTCCTGCAGCCGCCGATAATGGATTACCCTTCTGACCCTAACCCTAATAACCTTCCTCCTCATCAGAATCAGTACTTTCACCAGAATATCCTCGATCCTTTTCCGGCGGAGTTTCAGTTATCGGATTATCTCATGCTTGATGCTGATATTAATGGTTTTGCTGATGATTCCACCACTTCAGAGCAGAGTATGATCTCATCGGAGCAGGTTTTCAGTGGTGGATGTGCCGGTGGTGATGGTGGTGCAACATCAAGAAATACTAGCAGCAA ATGCAAGAAAGGGATGAAGAAAGACAAATCTGAAGTGGGGAATAGGGTTGCATTTAGAACCAAATCGGATTTGGAGATCATGGATGATGGGTTCAAATGGAGGAAGTACGGCAAGAAGTCGGTCAAGAACAGCCCTAATCCAAg GAACTATTATAAATGTTCAAGTGGAGGATGCAATGTAAAAAAGAGAGTAGAAAGGGACAGAGAAGACTCAAGCTATGTGATAACAACTTATGAAGGAATCCACAACCATGAGAGTCCATGTGTGGTTTACTATAATCAGATCCCTGCAGATGGCTGGTCTTtgcaaccttcttcttctccttctcaacactcttcttcctcttcataG
- the LOC110627806 gene encoding probable WRKY transcription factor 51 isoform X1 — MSTSYSSFLQPPIMDYPSDPNPNNLPPHQNQYFHQNILDPFPAEFQLSDYLMLDADINGFADDSTTSEQSMISSEQVFSGGCAGGDGGATSRNTSSNRCKKGMKKDKSEVGNRVAFRTKSDLEIMDDGFKWRKYGKKSVKNSPNPRNYYKCSSGGCNVKKRVERDREDSSYVITTYEGIHNHESPCVVYYNQIPADGWSLQPSSSPSQHSSSSS, encoded by the exons ATGTCCACCTCCTACTCCAGCTTCCTGCAGCCGCCGATAATGGATTACCCTTCTGACCCTAACCCTAATAACCTTCCTCCTCATCAGAATCAGTACTTTCACCAGAATATCCTCGATCCTTTTCCGGCGGAGTTTCAGTTATCGGATTATCTCATGCTTGATGCTGATATTAATGGTTTTGCTGATGATTCCACCACTTCAGAGCAGAGTATGATCTCATCGGAGCAGGTTTTCAGTGGTGGATGTGCCGGTGGTGATGGTGGTGCAACATCAAGAAATACTAGCAGCAA TAGATGCAAGAAAGGGATGAAGAAAGACAAATCTGAAGTGGGGAATAGGGTTGCATTTAGAACCAAATCGGATTTGGAGATCATGGATGATGGGTTCAAATGGAGGAAGTACGGCAAGAAGTCGGTCAAGAACAGCCCTAATCCAAg GAACTATTATAAATGTTCAAGTGGAGGATGCAATGTAAAAAAGAGAGTAGAAAGGGACAGAGAAGACTCAAGCTATGTGATAACAACTTATGAAGGAATCCACAACCATGAGAGTCCATGTGTGGTTTACTATAATCAGATCCCTGCAGATGGCTGGTCTTtgcaaccttcttcttctccttctcaacactcttcttcctcttcataG